From the genome of Cloacibacillus sp. An23:
GAAAGCGTCCTGCGTGACGTTGCCTCCGACCGCGGTGCACAGCCCCATCGCGAGAGGCATAAGGAATGTCGCCGTCATAGCGCCGGAGGCGACGCCGCCTGAGTCGAATGCGATCGCAGTGAATATCGTCGGGACGAAGAAAGTAAGTATAAGCGCTATGGCGTACCCCGGCACGATGAGCCAGAGCAGCGGCAGCCCGGTCAGTATGCGAAGCATCGCGAGGCCGACAGAGACCGCGATGCCTATAGAAAGGCTTACGCGCAGCGCCTTGCCTGGAATCGCGCCGGCCGTCACTTCGAGCACCTGCTTGCCGAGCACGTGGACGGCTGGTTCGGCCTGCACTATAAAGTAGCCGATGACCATTCCGATCGGCACGATGATCCAGTTGTATTCGAGAGCGCCGATGAGCTGGCCTATATAATTGCCTACCGGAAGGAATCCGGCGTTGACCCCCGTGAGGAATGTTACGAGGCCGATATAGGTATAGAGTATCCCTATCACTATCTGCAAAAGCTCCGCCCCTTTGAGGTGAAGCTTAAACACCTGGAATACCGCGAAGAAGATTATTATCGGCGTCAGGGCGAGAGCCACCTCGTGGAAGAAACGCGGGAACTCGTGCGCAAAGAGCTTCCAGAGTTCCAGCGAATCGGCTATCTCCGGCACGACGACCGGCGTGTAGCTGCTTCCGCCGCCCGGGTAGACCATGCCTAGCAGCATGACGGCGAGTATCGGCCCGATAGATCCTATGGCGACGAGGCCGAAGCTGTCGTTCTGCGCGTCGCTGTCGCTTCTGGAGGATGCGACGCCGACGCCGAGCGCGATTATGAACGGGACGGTCATCGGCCCCGTCGTCACCCCGCCGGAGTCGAATGCCACGCCGATATAGTCGGGAGGCATGAAGAACGCCAGCAGGATTATAAGTACGTAGAAGAACACGAACATCTTCCGCAGCGGAACGCCGAGGAATATCCTGAGCATCGCGACGCTGAGGAAAACGCCGACGCCGAGCGCGACCGCGCCGATTATCACCGCGTAAGGGATGCTCGGCACCTGTCCCGCCAAAACCTGAAGGTCCGGCTCGGATACGGTTATGAACGTTCCGACGAGAAAGCTGATAAAGAGAATGAACCATAGGCTGCGGCTTTTGGTGACCGCAGAGCCGATGTAGCCTCCGATCGGAGTCATCGCCATATCGACGCCGATGGTGAAAAAGCCCATGCCGACTATAAGCAGGATGGAGCCGAAAACGAACGCGAGAAGCGCGCCGACCGGCACAGGGATGAACGCGAAGCAAATCGCAAAAACAATGGCCACAACCGGCAGAGTAGACTTCAGCGACTCCTCCAGCTTGGCCATGAGGATGGTGTTGTCAAGCCCAAGTTTTTTCAACATTTTCCGCTCTTACGAAGCCCCGGGCAAAATGCTGCATTTGAACCAACGCCTCGCTCTCCTTTCTTCAAAATGGGTGAGACTCAGAACCCGCGAAAGCGCCGCAAGCTTTCGCATATAATAATATGGGGAGTGTGATAAGTGGCGCGTCTGTGGGGATTCGAACCCCAGACCTTCGCCTCCGGAGGGCGGCACTCTATCCAGCTGAGCTACAGACGCGCGTACGCACTCCTTGAAGTATAGCATATTTGGAAAGGAGCCGCTATATAAATATGGACGACGGTTTTTACATGAGGGAGGCGCTTGCCGAGGCGGAGGCGGCGATGCGCGAAGGTGAAATTCCGGTGGGAGCGGTCGTAGTGCACGGCGGAGAGATAATCGGCCGAGGGCGCAACGCTCGGGCCGCGCGAAATTCCCCGCTCGCGCACGCAGAGATCGAGGCCGTACGGGCGGCGGCGAAAAATTTGAATTCGTGGCGCTTCGACGGCTGCGCCATATACGTTACGCTCGAGCCGTGCGTCATGTGCGCGGGAGCGCTCGTGCAGTGCCGCATGGGGCGCGTGGTCTTCGGCGCGAAGGACCCGAAGGCCGGCGGATGCGTCTCGCTCTACGAAATTACGCGCGACCCGCGTATGTACCACCGCTGCCGCGTGACAGGCGGAGTACTGGCCGGCGAGTGCGCGGCTCTGCTGTTCGAGTTCTTCGCCGCAAAGCGCAGAAAAGCGTAAAAATCATTTCGCGTCGGGCGCGCGGCGCTTTTCCGGCGCGGGGCGGCGGACGCCGCGCTGAGGAAAACGGAGCGAACCGCCTCCGTGCTTTGACATCGGGCGCGCAATAGGCTATAATGCTTCGCGTCCAGTGCGGAGAGGTGTCTGAGCGGTCGAAGGAGCTCGCCTGGAAAGTGAGTGAGGGGGTCAAACTCCTCCATGGGTTCAAATCCCATCCTCTCCGCCATTTTTTATGCTTTTTCCCCGATTTCCCCAAAATTTCACACGAATGCGTCAAGAGAAGCGCCGGCTTCGGTATGGGGGTGCTCCAGGCCGTTACGGCGGCGCGCGGCATATACGTGCGTAACAGTCATCTGAGAGGCGCGGCTTCCGGCATGAAAAAAGCCCCGTGTCCGCGCGGGGCTTTCGCTTCGTCGCAAGTTCTTCGCGCGTCCCTATCTCTGACCGTAGCGGCGCGACATATCTTCCGCCTCGATTTGTATCTCTTCCGGCTTAAGCTTCACGCCGCCGCCGCGCAGTGCGGTCAGGAAGTAGATTTGCGCGAATATCTCGAGCATTTCGCATTTCGCCGCGGCCTCGGCCAGCGACGAGCCGGCGCATAGCGCGCCGTGGTTCGCGAGCAGGACGCCCGAGCCGGAGCCGAGCGCCAGCGCCGCGTGTTCGGCCAGTTTCCGCGTGCCGATGGGCGCGTATTCGGCGCACGGTATCTCGCCGCCGAAGAGCACGGCCTGGTTGTCGGTCAGCACCGGCAGCGGCTCGCGCAGCGCGGCAGCGGCTGTCGCGTAGACTGAGTGCGTGTGAATGACCGCCTTCACGTCGGGGCGGCGGCGGTATATCTCCGCGTGCAGCTCGCGCTCCACCGACGGCTTGCGCCCGCCTTCGAGCGGCCGCCCGTCAAGCGAGAGCACCGGCAGGTCGTCCGGCGTCAGGGCGCCGTAGCCCATGCCGCTGGGCGTTATTATCATTCCGCGCGCGCAGCGGACGCTGAAGTTACCGCCCGTGCCCTGCACGAGCCCTTTTGCGAGCATCTCGCGCGCCGTCCGTATTATTTCGAGCTTCGCCGCCTGTTCGTCCATTATGCCGCCTCCTGTGATTTTTTGTCCGCCTTCGTCTTAGCGAGCTTCAGCGTAAGCGGGAGCATTAACAGGTTGATGAAGGCCATAGAGAGAAATACGCCGTTTATCGACATGCCGGCCGCTATCATCGCGGACATCAGAGCCGCGGCGCAGACCATGAAGAGCGAGTCTATTATGTTGAGCGAGGCTATCGTGCGCGCCATGTGCGTCTCGGGCGTAAGGTGCTGCATCAGCGCGTACATCGGTATGCTGTAGAGGCCTCCGCTGGCGGCTATCAGGAACATCGAGAGAATCACGAGCCACGAGCGTCCCGCGGCAAGAAATTCGCGCACGCCGGCGAGCGCGCCGCCGGATGCGCCGGAGGGGCTCACGATGTAGAGCATCACGATGAATACGCTTATCGCAACGAGGCTCGCGGGGACGTACCTGCCGCTGACGCGCCCGCCGAGCAGTCTGTTGCAGAAGGTGGCGCCCGAGCCTATGCCGACGGTGAAGACTACGAGGAACAGCGTCGAGACCTGTTCGTCGCCGCCGACTATGTCTTTGGCGTAGGAGGGGAACTGCGCGAGGAACACGGACCCGAGGAACCAGAACCAGCTTATCCCGATTATCGACATGAAGACGGGACGGTTCGGCACAGGATATGTGATGAGCCGCCACGTCGAGCGGAAGAGGTTGCGGTCTATGCGGAGCCCTGGCGACGAAGCCGGCAGCACCGGAATGAAGCGGCTCGCGAGATACCCCGCCGCCGCGACTCCGACGACCCCCGCCGCGATGTACCAGCGGCCGAGCGGCGACATTATGAGCAGGCCGCCGCAGAGCGTTCCCGTCAGTATCGCGACGTTCGTCCCCGCGTTGACGAGGCCGTTGCCGGCGACGAGCTCGTCTTCGCGCAGGAGCTGCGGCAGCACGCTGTATTTGAGCGGGCCGAAGAAGGTGGACTGCGTCCCCATGAGGAAGAGCAGCGCGATGAGCCACCACATCTGAACGTAGTGGAAGGCCGCCGCGGTCAGGACCATCAAAATTATCTCGGCGAGCTTGATTATACGGATGAGCCGCGATTTTTCGTACTTGTCAGAAATCTGCCCGGCGAGCGACGAAAAGAGGAAGAAGGGCAGGATGAAGAGCCCCGCCACAACCGTTATCAGTATCGGCGCGTTTACGCCGTATCTCGCCGCGAGGTCGTAGGTTATGAGAGTGACGAGCGCGCTCTTGAAAAGGTTGTCGTTGAACGCGCCGAGGAACTGCGTGAGAAAGAGCGGCAGGAAGCGGCGCGTAAGGAATAGCGAAAACTGCGATTTTATGCCTGTTCACCTCGTTGTTACTTTTTTACTTCGTCAAGGGAAATGCCGCGCGTGTGCTCCGTCTTGACCCACTTGCCCTGATCCTTCGCGAGGAAGGCCGCGCGGAAGAGGATGGGTATCCACGTGAGGCCGAACCAGAAGTACGATAGAGTGTACTTCACGTAGCGCAGCGTGAATTTCCGCTCGTGGAACGACGGCCCGGCTATCGCGCAGAGCAGGCAGAAGGCTATTATCGAGACGACGGGCAGCCCGAAGAAGAGCACCCAGTCCACTGCCGTGTGCGGCACGTCCGCCGAAGGATAGAGCACCATGTTGTTGACGAGCGTGAAGGCCATGCCGGCGATCATGATGACGATTCCGAGGCAGGCCTTCGCCGGCGCGAGCAGATATAGGAAAAGGTCGAGATACTGGAGGCGGCCGGTCGTGAAGAAGCTTTTGAGCGCAGGACGTCCGTAGTGCCAGAATACCCAGTAGTGTCCCTGCATCCAGCGCGTGCGCTGGCGCACTGAGACGCGCATGTCCTGCGGCTTTTCGTCGTAGATCACGGCCGCGTCGTTCCAATGGACGCGGCTGCCGGAAAGTATCAGCCGCGTGGACATTTCGAGGTCTTCGGTAAGGCTCTGCAAATTCCACCCTATCCGTTCGAGCGTCGCCATGCGTATGACGAGCCCAGTGCCGCCGAGCGTGCAGGAGAGGCCCCAGAGGCCGCGCGCGAGCTGCCAGAATCGGTTAGTGAACCAGTAGGCCATCGCGTATGAGCGCGTCAGCCAGTTGTCGTCCGGGTTCTTCACGTCGAGGACGCCCTGTATAGCCTCGGCGTCGGGATGCAGCTCCATATAGTTGTTCATAGCCATCAGGAAGTTCCGTTCCGCGAGGTTGTCCGCGTCGAACATCGTCAGCGCGTCGTAGTCGTCGAGCGGTATCTGCGTCAGCGCCCAGCGCACGTTCCAAGTCTTGCCGTTGTGCTCGTCGTCGAAGCGTTCGAGAGCGACGGCCCCTTTCGAGCGGGCGAGCGCCGCCGTGCCGTCCGTGCAGTTGTCGCACGAGACGTAGACCTTGTAGCAGTTTTTCGGATAGTTCTGTCCG
Proteins encoded in this window:
- a CDS encoding DUF1538 domain-containing protein codes for the protein MLKKLGLDNTILMAKLEESLKSTLPVVAIVFAICFAFIPVPVGALLAFVFGSILLIVGMGFFTIGVDMAMTPIGGYIGSAVTKSRSLWFILFISFLVGTFITVSEPDLQVLAGQVPSIPYAVIIGAVALGVGVFLSVAMLRIFLGVPLRKMFVFFYVLIILLAFFMPPDYIGVAFDSGGVTTGPMTVPFIIALGVGVASSRSDSDAQNDSFGLVAIGSIGPILAVMLLGMVYPGGGSSYTPVVVPEIADSLELWKLFAHEFPRFFHEVALALTPIIIFFAVFQVFKLHLKGAELLQIVIGILYTYIGLVTFLTGVNAGFLPVGNYIGQLIGALEYNWIIVPIGMVIGYFIVQAEPAVHVLGKQVLEVTAGAIPGKALRVSLSIGIAVSVGLAMLRILTGLPLLWLIVPGYAIALILTFFVPTIFTAIAFDSGGVASGAMTATFLMPLAMGLCTAVGGNVTQDAFGVVAMVAMTPLITIQLLGLLYVRGMSAVKKKENKI
- the tadA gene encoding tRNA adenosine(34) deaminase TadA yields the protein MDDGFYMREALAEAEAAMREGEIPVGAVVVHGGEIIGRGRNARAARNSPLAHAEIEAVRAAAKNLNSWRFDGCAIYVTLEPCVMCAGALVQCRMGRVVFGAKDPKAGGCVSLYEITRDPRMYHRCRVTGGVLAGECAALLFEFFAAKRRKA
- a CDS encoding class II aldolase/adducin family protein, translating into MDEQAAKLEIIRTAREMLAKGLVQGTGGNFSVRCARGMIITPSGMGYGALTPDDLPVLSLDGRPLEGGRKPSVERELHAEIYRRRPDVKAVIHTHSVYATAAAALREPLPVLTDNQAVLFGGEIPCAEYAPIGTRKLAEHAALALGSGSGVLLANHGALCAGSSLAEAAAKCEMLEIFAQIYFLTALRGGGVKLKPEEIQIEAEDMSRRYGQR
- a CDS encoding MFS transporter, with protein sequence MKSQFSLFLTRRFLPLFLTQFLGAFNDNLFKSALVTLITYDLAARYGVNAPILITVVAGLFILPFFLFSSLAGQISDKYEKSRLIRIIKLAEIILMVLTAAAFHYVQMWWLIALLFLMGTQSTFFGPLKYSVLPQLLREDELVAGNGLVNAGTNVAILTGTLCGGLLIMSPLGRWYIAAGVVGVAAAGYLASRFIPVLPASSPGLRIDRNLFRSTWRLITYPVPNRPVFMSIIGISWFWFLGSVFLAQFPSYAKDIVGGDEQVSTLFLVVFTVGIGSGATFCNRLLGGRVSGRYVPASLVAISVFIVMLYIVSPSGASGGALAGVREFLAAGRSWLVILSMFLIAASGGLYSIPMYALMQHLTPETHMARTIASLNIIDSLFMVCAAALMSAMIAAGMSINGVFLSMAFINLLMLPLTLKLAKTKADKKSQEAA
- a CDS encoding glycosyltransferase family 2 protein, with protein sequence MDKTEFFYWCIWWGWWIIQFVLYTLLGALMCDGFYQIIVSLRGFWNQKKMPPAKRYRRFAVLVPAHNEEAVLSPLLDSLAGQNYPKNCYKVYVSCDNCTDGTAALARSKGAVALERFDDEHNGKTWNVRWALTQIPLDDYDALTMFDADNLAERNFLMAMNNYMELHPDAEAIQGVLDVKNPDDNWLTRSYAMAYWFTNRFWQLARGLWGLSCTLGGTGLVIRMATLERIGWNLQSLTEDLEMSTRLILSGSRVHWNDAAVIYDEKPQDMRVSVRQRTRWMQGHYWVFWHYGRPALKSFFTTGRLQYLDLFLYLLAPAKACLGIVIMIAGMAFTLVNNMVLYPSADVPHTAVDWVLFFGLPVVSIIAFCLLCAIAGPSFHERKFTLRYVKYTLSYFWFGLTWIPILFRAAFLAKDQGKWVKTEHTRGISLDEVKK